From Deltaproteobacteria bacterium:
ACAATTGCATCGCCGTAAACCCTTTTACCGAGTTTGGTTATCCTGTATGTCTTTATCTCTCTATCCCTTATATCAGGTATATTAACATTCAATAGTGTGTCTTTGGGAAGCCCATTTTTAAGCACGAGCCTTACGAGTCGCACGGCAAACCTTGATGCCTGTGTAAAATTAAAGTCATCTCTTGCTGCCATGGACATGGCAATTGATGGGATACCCATAAGGGTCCCTTCCATTGCAGCGGATACAGTGCCTGAATATGTAACATCATCACCGAGATTGCCGCCTTTATTTATCCCTGATACAACAATATCCGGTCTCTTAGGCAGGATGCCGCCCAGTATACCATTGACAGCAAGATTTATGCAGTCTGTGGGAGTACCGTCCACTGCGTGGACATTCTTTGAAATCTGTGTAACCCTCAGAGGTCTATGCAGTGTCAATGAATGACTTGCAGCACTCCTTTCCCTATCAGGTGCTACAATAAAGACATCACCTAATTTTTTTAAAGCCTTTGCAAGACTCAAGATGCCTTCTGAATGCACACCGTCATCATTTGATACAAGTATTGTTTTCTCCAATTATTATACCTCTAAAAAATTATAAAGCCCTTTGCATAAGGGCTTATAATCACGACTTGAAAGGTTCTGCGTTCGACTGGCTTCAAATCCTCTTTTGCTGTTGTTTTGTCTCCTGCTTACTGTTCACTGCTTACTGCTCCTGTCTTTATTTGGTCGGGGCGAGAGGATTTGAACCTCCGACACCCAGCACCCCATGCTGGTGCGCTACCAGGCTGCGCTACGCCCCGAAATAACAGGCTATAGGGCTAACTAATATATTTTTCGTTCAACCTTTTAATCTAGCCCAGCATCTCCTTTATAGCCATCAATTCCCTTTTCACTGCCTCAATAGTCTTGAAATATCTTTTCTCATCCTTACTAGCAAGTTCCAGCGCCATCTGTCTGTTCTTCATCTCTTTCACTATCTCCCTGACCTTTCTCTTCGCGCCATCAAGGGTATATCTCTCTTTATACAAAAGCCTTTTTATCTCAAGTATCAGCTCTACATCACGGCGGGTATACACCCGTTGGTTTGAGACAGACTTATGCGGCTTTACTATGTTAAACTCTGCTTCCCAGTACCGGAGGACATAAGGCTGCACCTTTGTTATCTTGCTTACTTCTCCTATCCTGAAGTACAGTTTGGCGGGAATCTGGACATCCATATCTTACCTTCTCATTATGGATTCATCTTATCTTTTGTTATGTGGCTTGGCTTAAACGACAGAACCTTCCTTGCTGTAATTGTCATATCCTTACCTGTCTGGGGATTTCTTCCCCTCCTGTCTCTTTTCTGCCTGACAGTAAAGGTGGCGAAACCTGAAATTTTAACCTCCTCACCTTTTGCAAGGGCCTCCTTTATTGTCTCAAACACGAGTTCCACAACCTCGCTTACATCTCTCTTTAAAAAACCAACCCTTTCATAGATATTTTCAACAATATCGGCTTTTGTCATAACCTACCCTCCATGAAATAATTAAATTTTTCATATGCCTCGTATTTCTGCATTAAATCTTCTTACAATCTCATTTACAACATTATTATGCACCATATTTACATCTTCATCTGTTAGTGTCTTTACATCTGACCTATATGTCAAACGTATGGCAATGCTTTTTTTATCAGGAGGGATAGACTCTCCATAATATACATCAAACACACCTGTGTCTTCAATAAGTTTAATATTTAATATTTCTATTGCATTTACCAGTTCAGCAAAGAGGACTGCCCTGTCAATAATAAAGGCTGCATCCCTCACAACAGATGGATAACGTGGAATCTCCCTGAATGCAGAAGGTCTTCCTGATATGTTTGTTATACTATCAATATCAATTTCAAAGATATATGCTGATTGTTTTAAATCAAGTCTTTCTAAAATATCAGGATGTATCTCCCCCATTATGCCAACATCTGCTCCATTTACAGAAATGGCGCATGACTTGCCGGGGTGGAGAAAAGATATATTATTACCTGTAGTAAATTTAACACCCTGAATACTGATACTGCTGAAAAGGGATTCTATAACCCCTTTTATGTCAAAAAAATCTGCATCTTCCTTATCCCACATTATGCTTTTCTCTGACATCCTGAGTCCTGAGATAAGTCCTGCAGCAAGGTTCTTTTCATTATAGACACTGCCCTTTGGAATAAATCCGCATCCTATTTCAAAGAGCCTTAAATTATCATTTCCATGATTCAGATTGTATCTGAGATTTGAGAGTAACCCACAAACAAGGGTCTTCCTCATAACAGACC
This genomic window contains:
- the surE gene encoding 5'/3'-nucleotidase SurE, which translates into the protein MEKTILVSNDDGVHSEGILSLAKALKKLGDVFIVAPDRERSAASHSLTLHRPLRVTQISKNVHAVDGTPTDCINLAVNGILGGILPKRPDIVVSGINKGGNLGDDVTYSGTVSAAMEGTLMGIPSIAMSMAARDDFNFTQASRFAVRLVRLVLKNGLPKDTLLNVNIPDIRDREIKTYRITKLGKRVYGDAIVEKTDPRGKKYYWIGGDNMKWTGGKDTDFEAIANGYISITPIHLDMTNYSAFKEIHGWKI
- a CDS encoding MerR family transcriptional regulator — protein: MDVQIPAKLYFRIGEVSKITKVQPYVLRYWEAEFNIVKPHKSVSNQRVYTRRDVELILEIKRLLYKERYTLDGAKRKVREIVKEMKNRQMALELASKDEKRYFKTIEAVKRELMAIKEMLG
- a CDS encoding integration host factor subunit alpha; translation: MTKADIVENIYERVGFLKRDVSEVVELVFETIKEALAKGEEVKISGFATFTVRQKRDRRGRNPQTGKDMTITARKVLSFKPSHITKDKMNP